From Labrus bergylta chromosome 22, fLabBer1.1, whole genome shotgun sequence, one genomic window encodes:
- the prkd4 gene encoding protein kinase D4, whose product MFAAAPSSPTSVSAPALVQFQLGLFREVVRVPAGNLSYRHAKRLAAEIIEHKAPDVSVVGVGEKILLFRHQPASELLLQRLTQEDQLQDGDLIEVVIAVSASVTEMRVRPHSLVVYSYRTPTFCHHCGEMLWGLVRQGLKCDGCGLDFHKRCAFQLPNDCSRARRQVSTSLSLFPPRRPRTHSLSNPAGGSLEEISMSKPSSRPPSWAEPPVWLGIGNGDKSRPQVPHTFHIHSYTKPTVCQHCHRLLKGLFRQGLQCSDCRFNCHRRCEPHIPRDCPGEKRGMNGEAAGRSVPADPKDPEDPGDTESMLSSTTTLQLSDDDDDMCTDGDSTAEDKEDEEPREPMSPCFSSYIPLMRLVQSVHHTKRRAGGVLREGWLLHHTNTDTLRKRHYWILDWKSITLYQNESSTKYYKEITLSEVLQVRGPAQLSVPLLPGHSAHSFEVVTDLLVYCVEAGESGSAWAGAIRQALMPVQSSGGNNAQEEEQDEDSHRDIVDIGSVYQIFTDEVLGSGQFGVVYKGTHRKSGRPVAIKVIDKTRFPTKQERQLKNEVCILENLSHLGVVLLEGMFETVEHVFVVMEKLHGDMLEMILSSEKGRLPERITRFLVTQILEALRYLHVKHIAHCDLKPENVLLASADPLPQVKLCDFGFARIIGEKSFRRSVVGTPAYLAPEVISSCGYNRSLDIWSVGVIMYVSLSGTFPFNEDEDIRQQITNAAFMYPRQPWASISLEAVSLINNLLQVSIRRRFSVSKALEHTWLQDFQLWCDLRDFEQRMGCRYLTHYGDEERWTRYAKERGLNFPSHLRSDSDHNFDLRL is encoded by the exons gctccAGATGTCAGTGTGGTCGGCGTCGGTGAAAAGATTCTGCTGTTCAGACATCAGCCGGCCtcggagctgctgctgcagcgtcTGACACAGGAGGACCAGCTGCAGGATGGAGACCTCATCGAGGTCGTCATCGCAG TATCAGCCTCAGTGACAGAGATGAGGGTCCGTCCTCACTCCCTGGTGGTCTACTCGTACAGGACTCCCACCTTCTGTCACCACTGTGGAGAGATGCTGTGGGGTCTCGTCCGACAGGGTTTAAAATGTGACG GTTGTGGGTTAGATTTTCACAAACGCTGCGCTTTCCAGTTACCCAACGACTGCAGCCGAGCCCGTCGCCAGGTCAGCACCAGCCTGTCGCTGTTCCCCCCCCGACGACCCCGCACACACTCGCTGTCCAACCCGGCGGGAGGCAGCCTGGAGGAG ATCAGCATGTCCAAGCCCTCCTCCAGACCCCCGTCCTGGGCGGAGCCTCCGGTGTGGCTGGGGATCGGTAACGGAGACAAGAGCAGGCCTCAGGTCCCTCACACCTTCCACATCCACAGCTACACCAAACCCACCGTGTGCCAGCACTGCCACCGGCTGCTCAAAGGCCTCTTCAGGCAGGGGCTGCAGTGTTCag atTGCAGGTTTAACTGCCATCGGCGCTGCGAGCCGCACATCCCCAGAGACTGCCCGGGTGAGAAGAGAGGCATGAACGGGGAAG CGGCGGGTCGCAGCGTCCCAGCAGACCCCAAAGACCCCGAGGACCCCGGGGACACCGAGTCAATGCTCAGCAGCACGACCACACTACAGCTCTCTGACGACGACGACGACATGTGCACCGACGGAGACTCGACCGCCGAGGACAAAGAAGACGAGGAACCACGAGAGCCCATGAG TCCGTGCTTCAGCAGCTACATCCCTCTGATGCGGCTCGTGCAGTCGGTGCATCACACTAAGAGGAGAGCGGGTGGAGTCCTGAGGGAGGGGTGGCTGCTGCACCACACCAACACTGACACACTG AGGAAACGTCATTACTGGATCCTGGACTGGAAGAGCATCACGCTGTACCAGAACGAGAGCAGCACCAAGTACTACAAG gaGATCACTCTGTCTGAAGTGCTGCAGGTCCGAGGCCCCGCCCAACTCTCCGTCCCCTTGCTGCCGGGCCACAGCGCCCACTCCTTCGAGGTGGTGACGGACCTGCTGGTGTACTGCGTGGAGGCCGGGGAGAGCGGCTCGGCCTGGGCCGGCGCCATCCGTCAGGCTCTGATGCCCGTGCAGAGCAGCGGGGGAAACAATGCGCAAGAGGAGGAGCAAG ATGAGGATTCTCACCGAGACATTGTG gacaTCGGCTCGGTGTATCAGATCTTCACAGACGAGGTGCTGGGTTCAGGACAGTTTGGAGTCGTGTACAAAG gTACTCACAGGAAGTCTGGCCGTCCGGTCGCCATCAAAGTCATCGACAAGACTCGTTTCCCCACCAAACAAGAGAGACAGCTGAAGAACGAAGTGTGCATCCTGGAG aacCTGTCCCACCTGGGTGTGGTCCTGCTGGAGGGAATGTTTGAGACGGTGGAGCACGTCTTCGTCGTCATGGAGAAGCTCCACGGAGACATGCTGGAGATGATTCTGTCCAGCGAGAAAGGCCGACTCCCTGAACGCATCACGCGCTTCCTGGTCACACAG ATCCTCGAGGCTCTGCGGTATCTGCACGTCAAACACATCGCTCACTGTGATCTCAAACCTGAGAACGTCCTGCTGGCGTCGGCGGACCCTCTCCCTCAG GTGAAGCTGTGCGACTTCGGCTTTGCCCGCATCATCGGAGAGAAGTCTTTCCGGCGCTCTGTCGTGGGCACGCCCGCCTACCTCGCCCCCGAGGTGATCAGCAGCTGCGGCTACAACCGCTCTCTGGACATCTGGTCAGTGGGAGTGATCATGTACGTGAGCCTGAGCGGGACGTTCCCCTTCAACGAGGACGAGGACATCAGACAGCAGATCACCAACGCCGCCTTCATGTACCCGAGACAACCGTGGGCCTCCATCTCACTGGAGG CTGTGAGTCTCATCAACAACCTGCTGCAGGTGTCGATCAGACGGAGGTTCAGCGTGAGCAAAGCTCTGGAACACACCTGGCTGCAG gacTTCCAGCTGTGGTGTGACCTCAGGGACTTCGAGCAGAGGATGGGCTGCAGGTATCTGACGCACTATGGAGACGAGGAGCGCTGGACACGCTACGCCAAGGAGAGAGGACTGAACTTCCCGTCTCACCTCCGCAGTGACTCGGACCACAACTTTGACCTGCGACTGTAG